The following coding sequences are from one Pseudonocardia sp. EC080619-01 window:
- a CDS encoding DUF6777 domain-containing protein yields MTRPMPPQHRPHPGPALFHHPYPAAGPRRRGVPTWAVLVVAAALALTVAGALFVSLAGPAYAQVVREPVGTAGANPFMPAVGADATGVVAPAGSGGSVAGDTAGLYGGTRSDGTCDAASLTGYLRDNPGKATAWAGALGLGTSQIDGYVAGLTPVVLRADTLVTNHGYVNGVATPFPSVLQAGTAVFVDRWGVPVVRCSCGNPLSAAPTFYGAVYTGPTWVSFSETNVSVVLTSSVEIRNYTLVDPWRHRPFSRPATSHGDRDGDAAVHAPGGSGSTPPAGNGTSPAPGTPGTSGTDTATDAGTDTGTEAGTGTEAGTGSPAPFDPADGTYTVPCGTVTLSGGRGSASDGSPAELAAVTTGDVDGDGRAETAVLLECGSGDATQQSVQLLDDTGSVLAELPVPAPPTGSTGTPEFDASSFALGTGSLTTGVRVFEATDTATGGPTGSQTWTWTWSGGGFVLDGSTVQPVETPIADVTDVPVTAGPEATGYPSAEYPVTESSDTVTPAPSSATGTGTAGN; encoded by the coding sequence ATGACCCGACCGATGCCGCCGCAGCACCGTCCCCACCCGGGACCCGCCCTGTTCCACCACCCGTACCCCGCCGCCGGGCCGCGCCGCCGCGGCGTCCCGACCTGGGCCGTCCTGGTCGTCGCCGCCGCGCTGGCGCTGACCGTCGCCGGCGCCCTGTTCGTCTCCCTGGCCGGTCCGGCCTACGCCCAGGTCGTGCGGGAGCCGGTGGGCACCGCGGGCGCCAACCCGTTCATGCCCGCCGTCGGTGCCGACGCCACCGGGGTGGTCGCCCCGGCCGGTTCCGGCGGGAGCGTCGCCGGTGACACCGCGGGCCTCTACGGCGGGACCCGCAGCGACGGCACCTGCGACGCCGCGTCGCTCACCGGGTACCTGCGGGACAACCCGGGCAAGGCCACCGCCTGGGCGGGGGCGCTCGGCCTGGGCACCTCCCAGATCGACGGCTACGTCGCAGGCCTCACCCCGGTCGTGCTGCGGGCCGACACCCTGGTCACCAACCACGGCTACGTGAACGGCGTCGCGACCCCGTTCCCGTCGGTGCTGCAGGCCGGCACCGCCGTGTTCGTCGACCGGTGGGGCGTGCCGGTGGTGCGCTGCTCGTGCGGCAACCCGCTGTCGGCCGCACCGACGTTCTACGGCGCCGTCTACACCGGACCGACCTGGGTGTCGTTCTCGGAGACGAACGTGTCGGTCGTGCTGACCAGCAGCGTCGAGATCCGGAACTACACGCTGGTCGACCCGTGGCGGCACCGTCCGTTCTCGCGGCCCGCGACCTCGCACGGCGACCGTGACGGCGACGCCGCCGTCCACGCCCCGGGTGGCTCCGGCTCCACCCCGCCCGCCGGGAACGGCACCTCTCCCGCCCCGGGCACCCCGGGCACCTCCGGCACCGACACCGCGACCGACGCCGGCACCGACACCGGGACCGAGGCCGGTACCGGGACCGAGGCCGGTACCGGGAGCCCCGCCCCGTTCGACCCGGCCGACGGCACCTACACCGTCCCGTGCGGGACCGTGACGCTCTCCGGCGGACGCGGCAGCGCGTCCGACGGCAGCCCGGCCGAGCTGGCCGCCGTCACCACCGGCGACGTCGACGGCGACGGCCGGGCCGAGACCGCCGTCCTCCTCGAGTGCGGTTCCGGCGACGCCACGCAGCAGTCGGTCCAGCTGCTCGACGACACCGGCTCCGTCCTCGCCGAGCTGCCCGTCCCGGCCCCGCCGACCGGCAGCACCGGCACCCCGGAGTTCGACGCGTCGTCGTTCGCCCTGGGCACCGGGTCGCTGACGACCGGTGTCCGGGTCTTCGAGGCGACCGACACCGCGACCGGCGGCCCGACCGGCAGCCAGACCTGGACCTGGACGTGGTCGGGCGGCGGCTTCGTGCTCGACGGGTCCACGGTCCAGCCGGTCGAGACGCCCATCGCCGACGTCACGGACGTTCCCGTCACCGCCGGCCCGGAGGCCACCGGCTACCCGTCTGCGGAGTACCCGGTCACGGAGTCGTCGGACACGGTCACCCCGGCCCCGTCGTCGGCCACCGGCACCGGCACCGCCGGGAACTGA
- a CDS encoding acyl-CoA dehydrogenase family protein: MSSPPTTDTDTDTERVADATRAVVAAHDPRTAPRAELFGALYDAGLAWVHHPEGLGGLGLSRGLQAVVDGIVTDAGGPRMFAVNPIGYGMGAPTVVEYAPDREQAAAWLRPMATCEEIWCQLFSEPGAGSDVAGLATSAVRDGDEWVLNGQKVWTTLAHVARWGMVVARTDPDRPKHRGLTYFVIDMEQPGVEVRPLRQMTGQAEFNEVYLHDARVPDAHRLGEVGAGWRVAITTLMNERTAIGGVTGRRGSGVIAEALGLWAEHPDRHTPVLRDRLARLWTRAEAHRLTLARARRTATAGQPGPEGSVSKLVGAELNQEVYEFCMDLLGPDALLYDDWTMHRADGGGRVHADPGSTLQQRFLRSRANTIEGGTSEVMRNILGERVLGLPGEPRSDSDRPWKEVPRG; encoded by the coding sequence ATGAGTTCCCCGCCCACGACCGACACCGACACCGACACCGAACGGGTCGCCGACGCCACCCGTGCCGTCGTCGCCGCACACGATCCGCGCACCGCACCCCGAGCGGAGCTGTTCGGGGCCCTCTACGACGCCGGCCTGGCCTGGGTGCACCACCCGGAGGGGCTCGGTGGTCTCGGCCTGTCCCGCGGACTGCAGGCGGTGGTCGACGGGATCGTCACCGACGCGGGCGGCCCGCGGATGTTCGCCGTCAACCCGATCGGCTACGGGATGGGCGCGCCCACCGTCGTCGAGTACGCACCGGACCGCGAGCAGGCCGCCGCGTGGCTCCGGCCGATGGCCACCTGCGAGGAGATCTGGTGCCAGCTGTTCAGCGAGCCGGGCGCCGGGTCCGACGTCGCCGGGCTCGCGACCTCCGCCGTCCGTGACGGCGACGAGTGGGTGCTCAACGGGCAGAAGGTGTGGACCACGCTCGCGCACGTGGCGCGGTGGGGGATGGTCGTCGCCCGTACCGACCCGGACCGCCCGAAGCACCGCGGCCTGACCTACTTCGTGATCGACATGGAGCAGCCGGGCGTGGAGGTGCGCCCGCTGCGGCAGATGACCGGGCAGGCCGAGTTCAACGAGGTCTACCTGCACGACGCCCGGGTCCCGGACGCGCACCGGCTCGGCGAGGTCGGCGCCGGCTGGCGGGTCGCGATCACGACCCTGATGAACGAGCGCACCGCGATCGGCGGGGTCACCGGCAGGCGGGGCAGCGGCGTGATCGCCGAGGCGCTCGGGCTCTGGGCCGAGCACCCCGACCGGCACACCCCGGTGCTGCGCGACCGGCTGGCCCGGCTCTGGACCCGCGCCGAGGCGCACCGGCTGACGCTGGCCCGGGCCCGGCGCACCGCCACCGCGGGGCAGCCCGGCCCCGAGGGGTCGGTGTCCAAGCTGGTCGGGGCCGAGCTGAACCAGGAGGTCTACGAGTTCTGCATGGACCTGCTCGGCCCGGACGCCCTGCTCTACGACGACTGGACGATGCACCGCGCGGACGGCGGCGGCCGGGTGCACGCCGATCCCGGCTCCACCCTGCAGCAGCGGTTCCTGCGCTCGCGCGCGAACACCATCGAGGGCGGGACCTCGGAGGTCATGCGCAACATCCTCGGCGAGCGGGTCCTCGGCCTGCCCGGCGAGCCGCGGTCGGACTCCGACCGCCCGTGGAAGGAGGTCCCCCGTGGCTGA
- a CDS encoding acyl-CoA dehydrogenase family protein, which translates to MAEPQEFDVTDEQQELRAGLRRFAERAHDETVLRALIDTGEGYDRALWARLGGELGALALAVPEELGGAGGTCVDQAVAAEELGAALVTGPLLGTVGLAVPALVAAPASAARDALLPELAEGTRTAALVAPLTVPYDAATAAAVSADDGRLTGTVDHVPDAAAADVLLVAAAGPDGPVLAAVDQGTAGVTVTPRGSLDLTRRIARVDLDGAPATVLATGDDADRALRHAFRTAGALLAAEQTGIAQRLLDLTVGYAKERLQFGRPIGSFQAVKHRCADMLVGVEHARTTALHAAWSVASGVDDPDLAVSIAQATCSEVCYRVAADTVQLHGGIGFTWEHPAHLYYKRAVADAALLGSAEAHRERIAAAVLDALDAGAVPAPKVATG; encoded by the coding sequence GTGGCTGAGCCGCAGGAGTTCGACGTCACCGACGAGCAGCAGGAGCTGCGGGCCGGCCTGCGCCGGTTCGCCGAGCGGGCACACGACGAGACGGTGCTGCGCGCGCTGATCGACACCGGCGAGGGCTACGACCGTGCCCTGTGGGCCCGGCTCGGCGGGGAGCTGGGGGCACTCGCCCTCGCCGTCCCCGAGGAGCTCGGCGGGGCCGGCGGCACCTGCGTCGACCAGGCGGTCGCGGCCGAGGAGCTCGGCGCGGCGCTGGTCACCGGACCGCTGCTGGGCACCGTCGGGCTGGCCGTCCCGGCCCTGGTCGCCGCGCCGGCGTCGGCGGCACGGGACGCGCTGCTGCCCGAGCTGGCCGAGGGCACCCGGACCGCCGCCCTGGTCGCGCCCCTGACGGTGCCCTACGACGCCGCGACCGCGGCCGCCGTCTCCGCCGACGACGGGCGGCTCACCGGCACCGTCGACCACGTGCCGGACGCGGCTGCCGCCGACGTCCTGCTCGTCGCCGCGGCCGGGCCCGACGGCCCGGTGCTGGCCGCCGTCGACCAGGGCACCGCCGGGGTGACGGTCACGCCCCGCGGCTCGCTCGACCTCACCCGCCGGATCGCCCGGGTCGACCTCGACGGGGCGCCGGCCACGGTGCTCGCCACCGGCGACGACGCCGACCGCGCCCTGCGGCACGCGTTCCGCACCGCCGGGGCACTGCTCGCCGCCGAACAGACCGGCATCGCGCAGCGGCTGCTCGACCTCACCGTCGGCTACGCGAAGGAACGGCTCCAGTTCGGCCGTCCGATCGGGTCCTTCCAGGCGGTGAAGCACCGGTGCGCGGACATGCTCGTCGGCGTCGAGCACGCCCGCACCACCGCACTGCACGCGGCCTGGTCCGTCGCGTCCGGTGTGGACGACCCCGATCTCGCGGTGTCGATCGCCCAGGCCACCTGCTCGGAGGTCTGCTACCGGGTCGCCGCGGACACCGTGCAGCTGCACGGCGGGATCGGGTTCACCTGGGAGCACCCGGCGCACCTGTACTACAAGCGCGCCGTCGCCGACGCGGCCCTGCTCGGGTCCGCCGAGGCGCACCGGGAGCGGATCGCCGCCGCGGTGCTCGACGCCCTGGACGCCGGCGCGGTGCCCGCTCCGAAGGTCGCCACCGGCTGA
- a CDS encoding alkaline phosphatase, which translates to MPRLPRRTVLLGALGGALSGALPGVVPRAPALPDPFTLGVASGDPAPDGVVLWTRLAPRPDAEDGRGGMPDRAVDVEWELAEDEGFTRVVRRGTETATAQEAHTVHAEPGGLAPGREYFYRFRTGTHLSPAARTRTAPAPDAAVPALTVATASCAKFGAGYFTAYRALAADEPDLVLHLGDYFYEADDGDVRETGGPEPTDLAGYRRTHAHQKSDPDLLAAHAVAPWVVVWDDHEVVNNWAGGDGSVSPDRRAAAFRAYWEHMPLRRASVPRGPDLQLYRRIGWGSLATFHMLDTRQYRMKGGSITGAEQERWLLDGFRASTAGWDVLGQQVFFAPRSGGGKRQTWDEHPESRGRIQQGWVDAGVRNAVVLTGDEHVHHANELPADPDEPDGPVVGTELVTTSVTSGGDGSDGGDDGDGGGEDDGDGGDDPHLRFRVDRRGYVLARFEPQQLRADFRTVERVSERDAPVGTAASFVVPDREPGLHAL; encoded by the coding sequence GTGCCCCGGCTACCACGCCGAACGGTGCTGCTCGGCGCGCTCGGCGGTGCGCTGTCCGGCGCACTCCCCGGTGTCGTGCCGCGCGCACCCGCGCTCCCCGACCCGTTCACCCTCGGCGTCGCGTCCGGCGACCCGGCGCCGGACGGGGTGGTCCTCTGGACCCGGCTCGCGCCCCGGCCCGACGCCGAGGACGGCCGCGGCGGGATGCCGGACCGGGCGGTCGACGTCGAGTGGGAGCTGGCCGAGGACGAGGGCTTCACCCGGGTCGTCCGGCGCGGCACCGAGACCGCGACGGCGCAGGAGGCGCACACCGTCCACGCCGAGCCGGGCGGCCTCGCCCCGGGGCGGGAGTACTTCTACCGGTTCCGCACCGGGACGCACCTGTCTCCCGCCGCGCGCACCCGGACCGCGCCGGCGCCGGACGCGGCCGTACCGGCCCTCACGGTCGCGACGGCGTCCTGCGCGAAGTTCGGGGCCGGGTACTTCACCGCCTACCGGGCGCTCGCCGCCGACGAGCCCGACCTCGTCCTGCACCTCGGCGACTACTTCTACGAGGCCGACGACGGCGACGTCCGGGAGACCGGCGGCCCGGAACCGACCGATCTCGCCGGCTACCGGCGGACCCACGCCCACCAGAAGTCCGATCCCGACCTGCTGGCCGCGCACGCCGTCGCGCCCTGGGTCGTCGTGTGGGACGACCACGAGGTCGTCAACAACTGGGCGGGTGGCGACGGGAGCGTCTCCCCCGACCGCAGGGCCGCGGCGTTCCGCGCGTACTGGGAGCACATGCCGCTGCGCCGGGCGTCGGTGCCGCGCGGGCCGGACCTGCAGCTGTACCGCCGCATCGGGTGGGGCTCGCTCGCGACCTTCCACATGCTCGACACCCGGCAGTACCGGATGAAGGGCGGTTCCATCACCGGCGCGGAACAGGAGCGCTGGCTGCTCGACGGCTTCCGCGCCTCCACCGCGGGCTGGGACGTGCTGGGCCAGCAGGTCTTCTTCGCGCCCCGCTCCGGCGGCGGCAAGCGCCAGACGTGGGACGAGCACCCGGAGTCCCGGGGGCGCATCCAGCAGGGGTGGGTGGACGCCGGGGTGCGCAACGCCGTCGTCCTCACCGGGGACGAGCACGTGCACCACGCCAACGAGCTGCCCGCCGACCCCGACGAGCCGGACGGCCCCGTCGTCGGGACCGAGCTGGTCACCACCTCGGTGACCTCCGGCGGCGACGGCAGTGACGGCGGGGACGACGGGGACGGTGGCGGCGAGGACGACGGCGACGGCGGGGACGACCCGCACCTGCGTTTCCGCGTCGACCGGCGCGGCTACGTCCTCGCCCGGTTCGAGCCGCAGCAGCTGCGCGCCGACTTCCGGACCGTGGAGAGGGTGTCGGAGCGGGACGCCCCGGTCGGCACGGCGGCGTCGTTCGTGGTGCCGGACCGGGAACCCGGGCTGCACGCGCTGTGA
- a CDS encoding Pls/PosA family non-ribosomal peptide synthetase has protein sequence MPIRQAAERIIVSRPGTDPEQDVENEICALIGEMTGFPVAPTDHFFADAGADSMLLARFCARVRGRPGMPHVSMTDVYTHPTARGLATALAGAGRAGGPDAAGVVQEGYRAILADLLKAEVRVDADVFTDLGADSMTMTRFCARVRHRDDLPDVSMTDVYAHPTPAGLAAALAREGAGPEPPTTAVRPDPAPPVSSVAYVLCGAAQLLTFVLFTVAYGTVLGTAYLWIAQGAGLVDFYLRSLVAVSLAFAVFAVLPIVAKWLLVGRWTEREIRLWSAGYFRFWLARSLVRTNPLLLVAAGSPLLPLYLRLLGARIGPGVVMLSRFVPACPDLLTIGAGTVLRKDSVLTCYRAEPGIIRTGRVVLGADVVVGEAAVVDIGSEIGDGGRLAHSSSLHTGQRIPAGETWWGTPGRQGGGDPGGPATTPSGSLRRGAYAAGQLLTLLLVWLPLSTGVVDAALLRIPTFDTVLGVATVPHDTLLFYLEVLALSGVLMLVGIVAGLVSATVLARLLTAGTVEGRIHRLYGFRYTLHRMVIRTTNIRFFTYLLGDSSYIVGYLRLIGHDLRLRPQTGTNFGTAVKHETPFASSIGTGTMVADGLSIVNADYSSTAFVVSRTRLGANSFLGNRIVYPAGARVGDDCLIATKTLVPTDGPVRSGVGLLGSPPFEIPRTVRRDSAFGHLESGLDLHERLRRKNRYNRRTIGVALLFRWGGLFGITLLTLLLADVLVPPGPVAVGILMVVSLLFTMVYTVAVERLATVFHPLHPRFCSVYDPYFWWHERYWKLVVQGWDRMLAGTPFKNVVSRALGVRIGRRVFDDGCALTERTLVTIGDEAVLNAGSVIQCHSQEDGTFKSERITVGNGACLDVGAFLHYGSVVGDGARIGCDAFLMKGEEVPAGDVWEGNPARAARPTRHAPAPGPAPLPAGPNHHHMGGER, from the coding sequence ATGCCGATTCGGCAGGCCGCGGAACGGATCATCGTTTCCCGTCCGGGGACGGATCCGGAACAGGACGTCGAGAACGAGATCTGCGCCCTCATCGGTGAGATGACCGGTTTCCCGGTGGCGCCGACCGATCATTTCTTCGCCGACGCCGGAGCGGACTCCATGCTGCTCGCCCGCTTCTGTGCGCGGGTCCGCGGACGGCCGGGGATGCCGCACGTGTCGATGACCGACGTCTACACGCACCCGACGGCCCGAGGGCTCGCGACGGCCCTGGCCGGGGCGGGGCGGGCAGGCGGGCCGGACGCGGCGGGCGTCGTGCAGGAGGGCTACCGGGCGATCCTCGCCGACCTGCTGAAGGCGGAGGTGCGGGTGGACGCGGACGTGTTCACCGACCTCGGCGCGGACTCGATGACGATGACCCGGTTCTGCGCCCGGGTGCGGCACCGCGACGACCTGCCCGACGTGTCGATGACCGACGTCTACGCGCACCCGACCCCGGCCGGTCTGGCCGCTGCGCTCGCCCGGGAGGGCGCCGGCCCCGAACCGCCCACGACGGCGGTGCGGCCCGATCCGGCACCGCCCGTCTCGTCCGTGGCCTACGTGCTGTGCGGCGCCGCCCAGCTCCTGACCTTCGTGCTCTTCACCGTGGCCTACGGGACGGTGCTCGGCACGGCCTACCTGTGGATCGCGCAGGGGGCCGGGCTCGTGGACTTCTACCTCCGCTCGCTGGTCGCCGTCTCGCTCGCCTTCGCGGTGTTCGCGGTGCTGCCGATCGTCGCCAAGTGGCTGCTCGTCGGCCGGTGGACCGAGCGGGAGATCCGGTTGTGGAGCGCAGGCTACTTCCGGTTCTGGCTGGCCAGGTCGCTGGTCCGCACCAACCCGCTGCTCCTGGTCGCCGCGGGTTCGCCCTTGCTGCCGCTCTACCTGCGGCTGCTGGGTGCCCGGATCGGCCCGGGGGTCGTGATGCTGTCCCGGTTCGTGCCGGCCTGTCCCGACCTGCTGACCATCGGTGCGGGCACCGTGCTCCGCAAGGACTCGGTGCTCACCTGCTACCGCGCCGAACCGGGGATCATCCGGACGGGCCGCGTCGTGCTCGGTGCCGACGTGGTCGTCGGCGAGGCCGCCGTCGTCGACATCGGCAGCGAGATCGGCGACGGCGGCAGGCTCGCCCACTCGTCGTCGCTCCACACCGGCCAGCGGATCCCGGCGGGCGAGACCTGGTGGGGCACTCCGGGACGGCAGGGTGGTGGCGACCCGGGCGGTCCGGCGACGACGCCGAGCGGGTCGCTGCGCCGCGGCGCCTACGCGGCCGGTCAGCTGCTGACGCTGTTACTGGTCTGGCTGCCGCTGAGCACCGGGGTCGTCGACGCGGCGCTGCTGCGCATCCCGACGTTCGACACGGTCCTCGGGGTGGCGACGGTCCCGCACGACACGCTGCTGTTCTACCTGGAGGTGCTCGCGCTGTCGGGGGTCCTGATGCTCGTCGGCATCGTCGCCGGCCTCGTCAGCGCGACGGTGCTCGCCCGGCTGCTCACGGCCGGCACCGTCGAGGGGCGGATCCACCGGCTCTACGGGTTCCGCTACACCCTGCACCGGATGGTGATCCGGACGACCAACATCAGGTTCTTCACGTACCTGCTGGGCGACAGTTCCTACATCGTCGGGTATCTGCGGCTGATCGGTCACGACCTCCGGCTGCGACCCCAGACGGGAACCAATTTCGGAACGGCGGTCAAGCACGAGACCCCGTTCGCGAGTTCGATCGGGACCGGGACGATGGTCGCCGACGGCCTGTCCATCGTCAATGCGGACTATTCGTCGACCGCATTCGTGGTCTCGCGCACCCGGCTGGGCGCGAACAGCTTCCTCGGCAACAGGATCGTCTATCCCGCCGGCGCCCGGGTGGGCGACGACTGCCTCATCGCGACCAAGACCCTCGTCCCGACGGACGGGCCGGTCCGCAGCGGCGTCGGCCTGCTCGGCTCACCGCCCTTCGAGATCCCGCGCACGGTGCGCCGGGACTCCGCGTTCGGTCACCTGGAGAGCGGGCTCGACCTGCACGAGCGGCTGCGCCGCAAGAACCGCTACAACCGGCGCACCATCGGCGTCGCCCTGCTGTTCCGCTGGGGCGGCCTGTTCGGGATCACCTTGCTGACGTTGCTGCTCGCCGACGTCCTCGTGCCGCCCGGGCCGGTCGCGGTCGGCATCCTGATGGTCGTCTCGCTGCTGTTCACGATGGTCTACACCGTCGCGGTCGAGCGGCTGGCGACCGTGTTCCACCCGCTGCATCCCCGTTTCTGCTCGGTCTACGACCCGTACTTCTGGTGGCACGAGCGCTACTGGAAGCTCGTGGTCCAGGGCTGGGACCGGATGCTCGCCGGTACCCCGTTCAAGAACGTCGTGTCCCGCGCCCTCGGCGTCCGCATCGGCCGGCGGGTGTTCGACGACGGGTGCGCCCTGACGGAGCGGACCCTGGTCACGATCGGCGACGAGGCGGTGCTCAACGCCGGATCCGTCATCCAGTGCCACTCCCAGGAGGACGGCACCTTCAAGTCGGAGCGCATCACCGTCGGCAACGGCGCCTGCCTCGACGTCGGAGCCTTCCTGCACTACGGCTCCGTCGTCGGCGACGGGGCCCGGATCGGCTGCGACGCCTTCCTGATGAAGGGCGAGGAGGTGCCGGCCGGGGACGTCTGGGAGGGCAACCCGGCCCGCGCCGCCCGTCCCACCCGCCACGCACCCGCTCCCGGACCCGCACCGCTCCCCGCAGGACCGAACCACCACCACATGGGGGGAGAACGATGA